In a single window of the Niabella ginsenosidivorans genome:
- a CDS encoding TIM barrel protein: MLLTKLQIEQHNEALLKQHQRNFEFVSGCIPNADALIKKLIDFQVAIPSWALGNGGTRFGRFAGKGEPSTLEQKLEDVGLLHQLNRSSGAISLHIPWDIPKDAGALKQLAAQLDLKFDAMNSNTFQDQPGQQLSYKFGSLQHVDKAVRQQAIDHNIEVIKYGKELGAESLTVWLADGSCFPGQLNFRKAFNNTLDSLGIIYDALPDNWKMFVEYKAYEPNFYSTTVGDWGQSYLFASKLGDKAYTLVDLGHHLPNANIEQIVALLLNEKKLGGFHFNDSKYGDDDLTVGSIKPYQLFLIFKELVEGMDARGMDHTKDLGWMIDASHNVKDPLEDLLQSVEAIKIAYAQALLVDPKKLEAAQQNNDVVLAQELLQGAYRTDVRPLLAAARLKAGAALDPIGLYRQLKVREQLVKERGEHAVATGL, translated from the coding sequence ATGTTATTAACGAAATTGCAGATAGAGCAGCATAACGAGGCATTACTGAAACAACACCAGCGAAACTTTGAATTTGTTTCCGGCTGTATTCCAAATGCAGATGCCCTTATAAAAAAGCTGATAGACTTCCAGGTAGCGATCCCTTCCTGGGCCCTGGGGAATGGCGGTACGCGTTTCGGGCGGTTTGCCGGAAAGGGCGAACCTTCTACCCTGGAACAGAAACTGGAAGATGTGGGATTGCTGCACCAGCTGAACAGATCGAGCGGCGCTATTTCCCTGCATATTCCCTGGGATATTCCCAAAGATGCAGGTGCATTGAAACAACTGGCCGCCCAACTGGACCTGAAGTTTGATGCCATGAACTCCAATACGTTCCAGGATCAGCCGGGTCAGCAACTGAGCTATAAGTTTGGCTCCTTACAGCATGTAGATAAAGCGGTGCGTCAGCAGGCAATCGATCACAACATCGAAGTAATAAAATATGGAAAGGAGTTGGGCGCTGAATCCCTGACAGTGTGGCTGGCAGACGGTTCCTGCTTTCCCGGACAGCTGAATTTTCGCAAAGCATTTAATAACACGCTGGACAGCCTTGGTATTATTTATGATGCCCTGCCGGATAACTGGAAAATGTTTGTAGAATATAAAGCGTATGAGCCCAATTTTTATTCAACAACAGTAGGAGATTGGGGACAGTCTTACCTGTTTGCAAGCAAGCTGGGCGATAAGGCTTATACCCTGGTTGATCTGGGGCATCACCTGCCCAATGCAAATATTGAGCAGATCGTAGCCCTGTTACTGAATGAGAAAAAACTGGGCGGTTTTCATTTTAATGACAGCAAATATGGCGATGATGATCTTACAGTGGGAAGCATTAAGCCTTATCAGTTGTTCCTGATCTTTAAAGAGCTGGTAGAAGGAATGGATGCGCGTGGAATGGATCATACAAAAGACCTGGGCTGGATGATAGATGCCAGTCATAACGTAAAAGACCCGCTGGAAGATCTGCTGCAAAGCGTGGAAGCCATAAAAATAGCGTATGCCCAGGCATTATTGGTTGATCCGAAAAAACTGGAAGCCGCACAACAGAACAATGATGTGGTGCTGGCACAGGAACTGCTGCAGGGAGCCTACCGCACAGATGTGCGCCCCCTGCTGGCAGCAGCAAGGCTGAAAGCAGGTGCTGCACTGGATCCTATTGGTTTGTACCGGCAATTGAAAGTGCGGGAGCAGTTGGTAAAAGAGCGCGGGGAGCATGCGGTGGCAACCGGGTTATAG
- a CDS encoding YeeE/YedE family protein, with protein MSAFITQPWPWYIAGPLIGLMVPALLLLGNKSLGISSSLRHICAACFPSKIPFFRYNWRKEVWNLFFVLGILTGGAIAALFLTGSEPVQVAPALVADLAKYGIHDYSNLVPLDIINWHALFTIRGFLLMVAGGFLVGFGTRYAGGCTSGHAIMGLSNLQWPSLVATICFMTGGFVVANLILPWVLSL; from the coding sequence ATGTCTGCATTTATAACACAGCCCTGGCCCTGGTATATAGCCGGTCCGCTCATAGGGCTCATGGTTCCGGCACTCCTGCTCCTGGGCAATAAATCACTGGGCATCAGCTCTTCATTACGGCATATTTGCGCAGCCTGTTTTCCATCCAAAATACCTTTCTTCCGGTACAATTGGAGGAAAGAGGTCTGGAACCTGTTTTTTGTGCTGGGAATTTTAACAGGAGGGGCCATCGCTGCCCTTTTCCTTACCGGCTCTGAGCCGGTGCAGGTGGCACCAGCGCTGGTTGCTGACCTGGCTAAATACGGCATTCACGATTACAGCAACCTGGTGCCGCTGGACATTATCAACTGGCATGCATTGTTTACAATACGCGGCTTTTTACTGATGGTCGCAGGTGGGTTCCTGGTAGGTTTTGGCACCCGATATGCCGGAGGCTGCACCAGCGGTCATGCTATTATGGGATTATCCAACCTGCAATGGCCCTCCCTGGTAGCAACCATATGTTTTATGACCGGGGGATTCGTTGTAGCTAACCTGATACTTCCATGGGTGCTTTCTTTATAA
- a CDS encoding methyltransferase domain-containing protein, whose amino-acid sequence MPELDKDYWNNRWLAGATGWDVGYATPPIVQFMQQVPDKNIAILIPGCGNAYEAAALLNLGFTNLTLIDIAPAAVANLQQLFGNQVTAVCTNFFHYEGSYDLVLEQTFFCALNPSLRKNYVAKMHQLLNTNGKLAGVLFSTRFPDPGPPFGGTKPEYRQLFWSGFKIIHLEACYNSIPQRKGRELFIELIKK is encoded by the coding sequence TTGCCTGAACTTGATAAAGATTACTGGAATAACCGCTGGCTGGCAGGAGCAACCGGCTGGGATGTAGGCTATGCCACACCGCCCATTGTACAATTTATGCAGCAGGTACCTGATAAGAACATAGCGATACTGATACCGGGTTGCGGCAATGCCTATGAGGCTGCAGCGCTTTTGAACCTGGGTTTTACCAATCTTACTTTAATAGATATTGCACCTGCCGCAGTAGCAAACCTGCAACAGCTTTTTGGTAACCAGGTCACTGCCGTGTGTACCAATTTTTTTCATTACGAAGGGTCTTATGACCTGGTGCTGGAGCAAACATTCTTCTGTGCATTGAACCCTTCATTAAGAAAAAACTATGTTGCTAAAATGCACCAGCTATTAAATACAAATGGCAAACTGGCCGGGGTGTTGTTCAGCACCCGGTTCCCTGACCCCGGCCCTCCGTTTGGAGGTACAAAGCCCGAATACCGGCAGTTGTTCTGGTCAGGTTTTAAGATCATTCACCTGGAAGCATGTTATAACAGCATTCCTCAAAGAAAAGGCCGTGAGTTATTTATTGAGTTAATAAAGAAATAA
- a CDS encoding cytochrome C, producing the protein MHKSIIYIFIDEDPQPVAAVAAPVNFELDTRKLVDGEHVLKIVSKDPTGKEGIRKIPFTVRNGPSIAIEGIKENAIVDGVVPLMVNAYGKGDQKSFLIEGSETPQSIPAWVWILIISFTGWALFYLARYFYMT; encoded by the coding sequence ATGCATAAAAGCATTATATACATTTTTATTGATGAGGATCCCCAACCCGTTGCTGCAGTAGCCGCACCTGTAAATTTTGAACTGGATACACGCAAACTGGTTGACGGAGAGCATGTATTAAAAATTGTAAGCAAAGACCCAACCGGAAAAGAAGGCATCCGGAAAATCCCTTTTACAGTACGCAACGGGCCTTCCATTGCTATTGAGGGTATCAAAGAAAACGCTATAGTAGACGGGGTGGTGCCATTAATGGTCAATGCCTATGGTAAAGGGGATCAAAAGTCCTTTTTAATAGAGGGCAGCGAAACACCACAAAGCATTCCTGCATGGGTGTGGATACTCATCATCAGCTTTACAGGCTGGGCATTATTTTACCTGGCAAGGTATTTTTATATGACCTGA
- a CDS encoding DUF6624 domain-containing protein, protein MKGILIFAALVLSGMISSGQTVIHQSLKNKLDTILIMDQGIREYIVGNPTETRKDTISKLLKIPRDSLDRNGWGIMNSIDKMNLAKVEKIIAHYGYPGKSLVGEPTNTAVFFVIQHSDKIPFYLPLIKKAAETKELPFRYYAMMLDRKLAGEGKEQVYGTQVFSQQITDPGTGEKKMFDYVVPVRDPKNVNKRRKDAGFDSTIEENALRLGVTYKPYTYDEIYKITGQKK, encoded by the coding sequence ATGAAGGGGATACTTATTTTTGCAGCACTGGTCCTGTCTGGAATGATCAGTTCCGGGCAGACAGTCATTCATCAATCATTAAAAAATAAGCTGGATACTATTCTGATAATGGATCAGGGCATCAGAGAATACATAGTGGGCAATCCCACCGAAACAAGAAAGGACACGATCTCCAAACTACTGAAAATACCACGGGATTCGCTGGACAGGAATGGCTGGGGCATTATGAATAGCATCGATAAAATGAACCTGGCAAAGGTTGAAAAAATTATCGCCCACTATGGTTATCCAGGAAAGTCGCTTGTTGGTGAGCCCACCAATACTGCTGTTTTTTTTGTAATACAACATTCCGACAAAATCCCCTTTTACTTACCACTGATAAAAAAAGCTGCTGAAACAAAAGAACTCCCGTTCCGGTACTATGCGATGATGCTGGACAGAAAGCTGGCAGGCGAAGGAAAAGAACAGGTCTATGGCACCCAGGTTTTCAGTCAGCAGATCACTGATCCTGGAACAGGGGAAAAGAAAATGTTTGACTATGTTGTTCCGGTCAGAGACCCAAAAAATGTAAACAAAAGGCGGAAAGATGCCGGCTTTGATTCCACCATAGAAGAAAATGCATTAAGGCTTGGTGTAACCTATAAACCCTACACCTATGACGAAATCTATAAAATCACCGGTCAAAAGAAATGA
- a CDS encoding cbb3-type cytochrome c oxidase subunit I encodes MKSQGYLKKIISCAFACLAGMVRLQAQTMRPYRFSLDSGDGPLFILLVLALFLFAIVLLLLVKVQQIRELLRKKTGRPDASFLKECTGSLSSRQIERVLQTKIPKNTVRILLVAWTSLSATDIPLNTFAQAAADATHKPLLSQTGILITIVLLLIPISLAIVLLTIKLKNVYTRFQNRQNLEKAGQLAAYLDHLPEQEAARLLSRRKQALDYQLSNRELSGDQPAEDKRGLLSINGEPGLPIVAVKQKAQQRPNIDPELGRLVLWYLGCATFWLLFGTTVGEYIGIKFVAPDADHISWLSFGRLRPVHTNSVFWGWASLGMLGLGYYIVPRVCNTKLANIKWAWYSLYLINASVIAGTICLLAGINNGGGEYREYIWPVMLLFAIGLVLTLINFMKTIARRTTKEIYISSWYIVSSIIFTIVIALVAYIPYWQNGLGETIAQGYYMHQGVGMWFMLFTLGIVYYFLPQQLNKPIYSYSLGILAFWTQILFYTLIGTHHFVFSAIPWWLQTVAIVGSAGMAIPVIAGTTNFLMTFKGTWYKVKGSYTLPFFLVGTVFYFTGSMQGTAEAFRETNLIWHFTDFTVAHSHLTMYGIICFFLWAAIYALIPRLTGKEAPQITIGVHFWLAFIGMLFYTIPLMYGSTLKGLLWKEGKPFIDGVVLMAPYWLWRAIGGSLMWLSHLFFAYNIYRMLSRSYIVDVKEAAIEKLEKDNNLSAQPIA; translated from the coding sequence ATGAAATCACAAGGCTATTTAAAAAAGATCATCTCCTGTGCGTTCGCCTGTCTGGCAGGAATGGTGCGGTTGCAGGCGCAGACAATGCGTCCTTACAGGTTTTCGCTTGATTCAGGCGATGGGCCCCTGTTCATTTTGCTGGTACTTGCATTGTTCTTATTTGCTATTGTACTGTTATTGCTGGTTAAAGTGCAGCAGATCAGAGAACTGCTCCGGAAAAAAACAGGCAGACCGGACGCCTCCTTTTTAAAAGAATGCACTGGCAGCTTAAGCAGCCGGCAAATTGAAAGGGTACTGCAGACCAAGATCCCCAAAAATACTGTACGCATCCTGCTGGTAGCCTGGACCAGCCTGTCAGCTACAGATATTCCGTTAAATACATTTGCGCAGGCAGCAGCAGATGCAACCCATAAACCGCTTTTAAGCCAAACGGGCATCCTCATTACCATTGTACTGTTGCTGATCCCCATTTCATTAGCAATTGTGCTATTGACCATTAAATTAAAAAATGTATATACCCGGTTTCAAAACAGGCAAAATCTGGAAAAGGCCGGTCAGCTGGCAGCTTACCTGGATCATTTACCGGAACAAGAGGCAGCCCGGCTGCTGAGCAGGAGAAAACAGGCGCTGGATTATCAATTATCGAACAGGGAATTATCCGGTGATCAGCCTGCTGAGGATAAAAGGGGCCTGCTGAGCATCAACGGGGAGCCCGGCCTGCCCATAGTTGCGGTGAAACAAAAAGCGCAACAGCGTCCGAACATAGACCCGGAGTTGGGGCGCCTGGTGCTGTGGTACCTGGGCTGCGCCACATTCTGGCTGTTATTCGGCACTACCGTTGGGGAATATATAGGGATCAAATTTGTAGCGCCGGATGCGGATCATATAAGCTGGCTCAGCTTTGGCAGGTTACGGCCGGTGCATACCAATTCGGTTTTCTGGGGCTGGGCTTCGCTGGGCATGTTGGGGCTTGGCTATTATATTGTGCCACGGGTATGCAATACAAAGCTGGCTAATATAAAATGGGCATGGTACAGTTTATACCTGATCAATGCGTCAGTAATAGCCGGCACGATCTGCCTGCTGGCCGGCATTAATAATGGCGGCGGTGAATACCGCGAATACATCTGGCCGGTAATGCTGCTGTTCGCGATCGGGCTGGTCTTAACATTGATCAACTTTATGAAAACCATAGCCCGGCGCACCACAAAGGAAATTTACATCTCCAGCTGGTACATCGTTTCATCCATCATCTTTACCATTGTTATTGCATTGGTAGCTTATATCCCTTACTGGCAAAACGGACTGGGTGAGACCATAGCACAGGGCTATTATATGCACCAGGGTGTGGGAATGTGGTTTATGCTGTTCACGCTTGGTATTGTATATTACTTTCTGCCGCAGCAATTGAACAAGCCCATTTATTCCTATAGCCTGGGTATCCTCGCCTTCTGGACGCAGATCCTATTTTATACCTTAATAGGAACACATCACTTTGTGTTCAGTGCTATTCCCTGGTGGCTGCAAACCGTTGCCATTGTAGGAAGTGCCGGCATGGCTATTCCGGTCATTGCCGGAACCACTAATTTCCTGATGACGTTTAAAGGAACCTGGTATAAGGTCAAGGGCAGCTATACGCTCCCCTTCTTCCTGGTAGGCACCGTATTTTATTTTACAGGCTCTATGCAGGGGACAGCAGAAGCGTTTCGCGAAACAAACCTGATATGGCACTTTACTGACTTTACTGTGGCACACTCCCACTTGACCATGTATGGCATCATTTGCTTCTTTTTGTGGGCAGCCATATACGCGCTCATACCCAGGCTCACGGGTAAGGAGGCTCCGCAGATCACCATCGGGGTGCATTTTTGGCTGGCATTCATCGGCATGCTGTTTTATACAATTCCACTGATGTATGGCAGCACTTTAAAAGGCCTGTTGTGGAAAGAAGGGAAACCTTTTATTGATGGTGTAGTGCTGATGGCACCTTACTGGCTGTGGCGTGCCATCGGCGGCAGCCTGATGTGGCTGTCGCACCTGTTCTTTGCCTATAATATATACAGGATGTTGTCCAGGAGCTATATAGTAGATGTAAAAGAAGCGGCTATAGAAAAGCTGGAAAAGGACAATAACCTCTCCGCACAACCCATTGCATAA
- a CDS encoding cbb3-type cytochrome c oxidase subunit II, with protein sequence MNFFNNHKKLFGTAALFFIGLTVMVAILPAINNQQHNAPLPGASPLSTDARKGKAIFVANGCVACHTQQVRNVDMDKVWGSRPSLAADYAAIHRTDFWRNTATLMGTERTGPDLTDVGNRQPGKDWNLVHLYNPRAVVKESVMPAYTWLFTVKKEPAKNDVVVNVPAGFMKGADGKIVATKEALYLIAYLQSLKQTPLPDGSSAPAFLYKSGKKTVPGNPDAVPELDGKALFAANCQACHQENGEGLPGAFPPLKGSPVVLGDDLEKYVDIIMNGYDARPEYGAMPSVGTNMSFTENEVAAIINHERTSWGNNGKKVTPDEIKKIIELVKSKAQK encoded by the coding sequence ATGAATTTTTTTAATAATCATAAAAAACTTTTTGGAACCGCAGCATTGTTTTTTATTGGCCTTACTGTTATGGTGGCTATACTGCCCGCCATCAATAACCAGCAGCACAATGCCCCGCTGCCCGGCGCCTCCCCCCTGAGTACGGACGCCAGAAAGGGAAAAGCAATATTTGTAGCTAACGGCTGCGTTGCCTGTCATACCCAACAGGTGCGTAATGTGGATATGGATAAAGTTTGGGGAAGCCGCCCCAGCCTTGCGGCAGATTATGCAGCTATTCACCGTACCGATTTCTGGAGAAATACCGCTACCCTGATGGGCACAGAACGCACAGGGCCCGATCTTACAGATGTAGGCAACCGGCAGCCCGGCAAAGACTGGAACCTGGTGCACCTGTATAATCCCAGGGCGGTAGTAAAAGAATCAGTAATGCCCGCATATACCTGGTTATTTACCGTAAAAAAAGAGCCTGCAAAAAATGATGTGGTGGTTAATGTACCCGCCGGATTTATGAAAGGTGCAGATGGGAAAATAGTAGCCACCAAAGAGGCGCTTTACCTGATCGCCTATCTGCAATCCCTGAAGCAGACTCCGCTGCCTGACGGCAGCTCTGCCCCGGCATTTTTATACAAATCCGGAAAGAAAACGGTACCGGGAAACCCTGATGCAGTACCCGAACTGGACGGGAAAGCATTATTTGCCGCTAATTGCCAGGCCTGCCACCAGGAAAACGGGGAAGGGCTGCCGGGCGCTTTTCCGCCGCTGAAAGGAAGCCCGGTTGTATTGGGCGATGATCTGGAAAAATATGTAGACATTATTATGAACGGCTACGATGCCCGGCCTGAATATGGTGCAATGCCTTCCGTAGGAACCAATATGAGTTTTACAGAAAACGAAGTAGCCGCTATTATTAACCACGAACGTACCAGTTGGGGAAACAATGGCAAAAAAGTAACCCCTGATGAAATAAAGAAAATTATAGAACTGGTAAAATCCAAAGCTCAGAAATAA
- a CDS encoding DUF6691 family protein → MIRGDNDPVLKNQDEFIATTAAEKTGKGYSNIKFLIAGIIFGIVLTKAQVISWFRIQEMFRFQSFHMYGVIGSAVGVGMLSVFLIKKFNIKTISGEKIEIPSKKFNKGQIFGGLIFGAGWALTGACPGPLYAQIGTGATVVIITLLSAIAGTWVYGRISQKLPH, encoded by the coding sequence ATGATCAGGGGAGATAATGATCCGGTATTGAAAAATCAGGATGAATTTATTGCAACAACTGCTGCAGAAAAAACTGGAAAAGGGTATTCCAATATAAAGTTTCTGATTGCAGGAATCATTTTTGGTATTGTGCTGACAAAAGCCCAGGTCATCAGCTGGTTCCGCATACAGGAAATGTTTCGCTTCCAGTCTTTTCATATGTACGGAGTGATCGGCAGCGCCGTTGGGGTGGGAATGCTCTCAGTATTCCTGATCAAAAAATTCAACATAAAAACGATCTCAGGGGAAAAAATTGAAATACCTTCTAAAAAATTTAATAAGGGACAGATCTTTGGCGGGCTGATCTTTGGAGCGGGCTGGGCGCTTACCGGTGCCTGCCCGGGCCCTTTGTACGCCCAGATCGGCACAGGAGCCACGGTAGTCATCATTACCCTGCTCAGCGCGATTGCAGGCACCTGGGTATATGGAAGGATCAGCCAGAAACTGCCGCACTAA
- a CDS encoding hemerythrin domain-containing protein, whose translation MKRAEQIIQLSRDHHFGLLFCWKIKQGLCLKVAAARIQAYIRYYWQEQLQQHFHEEETLLFGNREDLLCRQAMKEHREIEQLIQQIAGGNPDVAQFQSLADLLHRHIRYEERTVFPHLEKTLTDEQLNNVGKALQQLHTAPPADNFPDPFWASPQS comes from the coding sequence ATGAAAAGAGCCGAACAGATCATCCAGCTTTCCCGCGATCATCATTTCGGGTTACTGTTTTGCTGGAAAATCAAACAGGGCCTGTGTTTAAAAGTGGCCGCAGCGCGCATACAGGCATACATCCGTTATTACTGGCAGGAGCAACTGCAGCAACATTTTCATGAAGAAGAAACCCTGCTTTTCGGCAACAGGGAAGACCTGCTTTGCCGGCAGGCTATGAAAGAGCACAGGGAAATAGAGCAACTGATACAGCAAATTGCCGGGGGCAACCCTGATGTGGCGCAGTTCCAATCACTTGCAGACCTGCTGCATCGCCATATACGTTATGAGGAACGAACGGTTTTTCCCCATCTGGAAAAAACACTTACAGATGAGCAACTGAATAACGTTGGGAAAGCACTGCAGCAGTTGCATACAGCGCCCCCGGCTGACAACTTCCCGGACCCTTTCTGGGCCAGCCCCCAAAGCTGA
- a CDS encoding FGGY-family carbohydrate kinase produces MSAIPGIAVFDIGKTNKKFFFFNEDYQIVEEDCHSFEETVDEDGFACDDIRLLTQWVKGKLAAKLKDPGIKIKAVSFSAYGASFVHLGASGKAIAPLYNYLKPFPGELETAFYAKYGGADLFATETASPVLGNLNSGLQLYQIKEQKPALFRQIHTSLHLPQYMGYLIHGQLFSDITSIGCHTALWNFQENRYHRWVAAEGLDQKLAPVFSSKDTVNAMIEGQPLKCGVGLHDSSAAFIPYMQVIKAPFLLLSTGTWCISMNPFNKAPLTVAELRQDCLSYLTYEGSPLKSSRLFAGNEHEQEVKKLADHFHVNPACLHDIRYDPELLADAPGVNPTAAFRFSEGATIQKAYHELIAHLVRKQERSTRLVLSNTPVKQLYVDGGFARNGIFMNLLAKAFPQLEVYAASVSQATAVGAALAIHSAWNTKEKIDHLVEVKRY; encoded by the coding sequence ATGAGCGCGATTCCAGGAATAGCAGTTTTCGATATTGGAAAAACCAATAAGAAATTTTTTTTCTTTAATGAGGACTATCAGATTGTGGAAGAGGATTGCCACTCCTTTGAGGAAACGGTTGATGAAGATGGTTTTGCCTGTGATGATATCCGTTTGCTGACCCAATGGGTAAAGGGCAAACTGGCTGCCAAATTAAAAGACCCCGGTATAAAAATAAAAGCGGTCAGTTTTTCTGCTTATGGCGCCAGTTTTGTGCATTTAGGCGCTTCCGGCAAGGCCATTGCGCCTTTGTATAATTATTTAAAACCTTTCCCCGGGGAATTGGAAACGGCCTTTTATGCAAAATACGGCGGTGCCGATCTGTTTGCAACAGAAACGGCATCACCTGTTTTAGGCAACCTGAATTCAGGGTTGCAGCTATACCAGATAAAAGAACAGAAACCGGCATTATTCCGGCAAATACATACCTCCCTGCACCTGCCCCAATATATGGGCTACCTGATCCACGGGCAGCTGTTTTCCGATATTACCAGCATCGGGTGTCATACCGCGCTATGGAATTTTCAGGAAAACAGGTATCACCGCTGGGTTGCAGCCGAGGGTCTGGATCAGAAACTGGCGCCGGTCTTTTCATCAAAAGACACCGTTAATGCAATGATTGAGGGACAGCCGTTAAAATGCGGGGTTGGCCTGCATGACAGCTCTGCTGCCTTTATTCCTTATATGCAGGTGATCAAAGCCCCCTTTTTACTGCTTTCTACCGGAACCTGGTGCATTTCTATGAACCCGTTTAATAAAGCCCCGCTTACTGTAGCAGAGCTCAGGCAGGATTGCTTATCGTACCTTACTTATGAAGGAAGCCCGTTAAAATCATCAAGATTGTTTGCAGGCAATGAGCATGAGCAGGAGGTCAAAAAACTGGCGGATCATTTTCATGTGAACCCTGCCTGTTTACATGATATCCGTTATGATCCGGAATTACTGGCTGATGCGCCCGGCGTTAACCCCACTGCTGCATTCCGTTTCTCAGAAGGGGCAACCATACAGAAAGCCTATCATGAACTGATCGCCCACCTGGTAAGGAAACAGGAAAGATCAACCCGGCTGGTATTGAGCAATACACCGGTAAAGCAGCTGTATGTTGACGGGGGATTCGCGCGCAACGGAATCTTTATGAACCTGCTGGCAAAGGCCTTCCCGCAGCTGGAAGTGTATGCTGCGTCCGTATCACAGGCTACGGCAGTTGGTGCGGCACTGGCCATTCATTCGGCCTGGAATACGAAAGAAAAAATAGATCACCTGGTGGAAGTAAAACGCTATTGA
- the ric gene encoding iron-sulfur cluster repair di-iron protein, which produces MMNISKDDSIGTIAASDLRTGIVFEKFGLDFCCNGNRSIETACKEAQVDLNKVLSALKEIDPQGKPGVDYNTWPLDLLADYIEKKHHRYVSAQIPAIEGLLEKINTVHGQKHPELSEIKKLFSECAGELTMHMKKEELMLFPFIKKMVQASQLHTRQPSAPFGSVQNPIYTMLHEHNTEGERFNTIRLLTSDYTVPPDGCNTYRTAYHALKEFEEDLHLHIHLENNILFPKAIDLEKSFSYL; this is translated from the coding sequence ATGATGAATATTTCTAAAGATGATAGCATTGGTACAATTGCAGCCAGCGACCTGCGTACCGGAATTGTATTTGAAAAATTCGGACTGGATTTTTGCTGCAATGGAAACCGGTCCATAGAAACGGCCTGTAAAGAAGCACAGGTCGATCTGAACAAAGTATTAAGTGCTCTTAAAGAAATTGATCCCCAGGGGAAGCCTGGTGTTGATTATAACACCTGGCCGCTGGACCTGCTGGCCGATTATATAGAAAAAAAGCATCACCGGTATGTATCAGCACAAATACCGGCAATAGAAGGCCTGCTTGAAAAAATAAATACCGTTCACGGGCAAAAGCACCCGGAGCTTTCTGAAATAAAAAAACTTTTTTCTGAATGTGCAGGAGAGCTGACAATGCATATGAAAAAAGAGGAGCTGATGCTATTTCCTTTTATAAAAAAAATGGTACAGGCCAGCCAGTTGCATACCCGGCAGCCATCCGCCCCGTTCGGCTCTGTGCAAAATCCCATATATACGATGCTGCACGAGCACAATACGGAAGGAGAGCGCTTCAATACCATCAGGTTGCTTACCAGTGATTATACGGTACCCCCGGATGGCTGTAACACCTACCGTACGGCATACCATGCCCTTAAGGAATTTGAAGAAGACCTGCACCTGCATATTCACTTGGAAAACAATATCCTGTTTCCCAAAGCAATTGACCTGGAAAAATCATTCTCCTATTTATAA
- a CDS encoding group III truncated hemoglobin, whose amino-acid sequence MTEKKDITTIEDIRLLVDTFYGKVRADVLIGPIFNRVITDRWPEHLEKMYRFWQTVLLGKHTYFGSPFPPHARLPVEQKHFDRWLKLWQETLNELYTGPVVEEALWRSGKMAVMFLSKIAYYRGSAEKPLV is encoded by the coding sequence ATGACTGAAAAAAAAGATATTACAACAATTGAAGACATCCGCCTGCTGGTGGACACGTTCTATGGAAAGGTGAGAGCAGACGTCCTGATCGGCCCCATCTTTAACCGGGTCATTACAGACCGGTGGCCGGAGCACCTGGAAAAGATGTACCGTTTCTGGCAAACCGTATTACTGGGCAAGCACACCTACTTTGGAAGCCCTTTTCCACCACATGCCCGGTTGCCGGTGGAGCAAAAACATTTTGACAGATGGCTGAAGCTCTGGCAGGAAACGCTTAATGAGCTCTATACAGGCCCCGTTGTTGAGGAGGCCTTATGGCGAAGCGGAAAAATGGCAGTAATGTTCTTATCAAAAATAGCATACTACCGCGGCAGCGCCGAAAAACCCCTGGTATAA